One genomic segment of Paenibacillus sp. FSL H8-0332 includes these proteins:
- the comX gene encoding competence pheromone ComX, whose amino-acid sequence MLQEIIRKLVKEPGFLMQLQSGQLQLAGMSVLEERALMDVMNSRDKDNSQTLLREMYWC is encoded by the coding sequence ATGTTACAAGAAATCATTCGCAAGTTGGTAAAAGAGCCAGGGTTCCTGATGCAGCTACAGAGCGGACAGCTTCAGCTTGCCGGAATGTCTGTGCTGGAAGAGCGGGCGCTGATGGATGTTATGAACAGCCGTGATAAAGATAACAGCCAGACTCTTCTTAGAGAGATGTACTGGTGTTAA
- a CDS encoding ATP-binding protein: protein MPKLSSHHPKIIAGLSIFVLMATYLTYVILSRPVIGIDVKLTPQGSVTVTSVAAGSWSEHKIHPGDTVLQANGEDPLLLETIRKYNSIENVDSLVIQHTEPDGNPVTSSLEVEPGLSAHELIFRLVIPGISLLLLFGFSVYVYRKKRNDRAALQLILFFLSIGLSYFSSTPSGMADKVGRVCLGTSFAVVPVFFVHFMQAYLQRFKEPFLSRAVLKVMYVCAGLVSVLMILDVALTRRIHPLETQMLLIFFVAANFLIVYKLLSGFRQHRTGELHTLFKFALTAHAVAFSPFLLFNALPGLFGVTFISAEMTAIFVYAIPVVYFYLFVTHRLFDIDFLLNRLFYYTALSLVPALLILGVMGLLIHQNPYGWIVWVQIFLAVYLMITLFLFFKELMDYRLRPYFMKDLQDFQGSIDRFSKRISKVMKRSDLEQFLEREIGLVLAVRTVSFLEITRGSEQGQASVTSDGRADPRIEQDLEQAVNGLAAGEMTRMYRGICLVIGNYGPARHILWLDDKTNYTSYNYAEKNWLKTLAHYSSIIYENLYLVAGLIENLEGEIKNRNALAPPWVLRLIFTLSENERRRLASDLHDAALQDQLIWYRKLESLMLDYPMEPGLIVQLDQIKEGLLDVIHQIRQTCNELRPPLLMEMGIVEALKQLIQQEQIRSDYTVELQTEPDTIEMDDVQILAVYRIVQELLRNADKHAKASYIILSLESHSGRLYFYYKDNGKGLDLKELKDSFGHMGISGIQERVRSLDGEIKFVSAPDQGFEVRLVLPLTAGIEEGGYDDDSYITG, encoded by the coding sequence TTGCCTAAATTATCTAGCCATCATCCCAAAATTATTGCGGGCCTGTCCATTTTTGTCCTCATGGCCACGTATTTGACCTATGTGATTCTATCCCGTCCTGTGATAGGAATCGATGTGAAGTTAACACCGCAAGGCAGTGTTACTGTAACTAGCGTTGCAGCGGGCAGCTGGAGCGAGCATAAAATTCACCCTGGAGATACGGTTCTTCAGGCTAACGGGGAAGATCCGCTGCTTCTGGAGACGATCCGCAAATATAACAGTATTGAGAATGTGGATTCACTCGTCATTCAGCATACGGAACCGGACGGAAACCCGGTGACTTCCAGCTTGGAAGTTGAGCCGGGCTTGTCTGCGCATGAGCTGATCTTCCGTCTGGTGATCCCCGGTATTTCTTTGCTGCTGCTCTTCGGATTCTCCGTATACGTATACCGGAAAAAGCGGAATGACCGTGCTGCGCTGCAGCTCATTCTGTTTTTTCTCAGTATCGGGCTAAGTTACTTCAGTTCAACGCCCTCCGGGATGGCGGATAAGGTTGGGAGAGTGTGCCTGGGTACCAGCTTCGCTGTTGTTCCCGTTTTTTTCGTTCACTTTATGCAGGCCTATCTTCAAAGGTTCAAGGAGCCGTTCCTGTCCAGAGCCGTTCTGAAAGTTATGTATGTCTGTGCAGGTCTGGTAAGTGTGCTGATGATTCTGGATGTGGCGCTCACTCGGCGGATTCATCCGCTTGAAACTCAAATGCTGCTGATCTTTTTTGTAGCCGCTAATTTCCTGATTGTCTATAAGCTGCTTTCGGGCTTCCGCCAGCACCGGACAGGTGAGCTGCATACCTTGTTCAAGTTTGCCTTGACGGCGCATGCGGTAGCTTTTTCACCGTTTCTGCTGTTTAACGCTTTGCCGGGACTGTTTGGCGTGACGTTTATTTCTGCAGAAATGACCGCAATCTTTGTATATGCGATTCCTGTGGTCTACTTTTATCTTTTTGTTACCCATAGACTGTTCGATATCGATTTTCTGCTTAACCGGTTATTCTATTATACGGCGCTGTCGCTGGTTCCCGCGCTGCTGATCCTTGGCGTTATGGGCCTGCTGATTCACCAGAATCCGTACGGCTGGATTGTTTGGGTGCAAATATTTCTCGCGGTATATCTGATGATCACGCTGTTTCTGTTCTTCAAGGAACTGATGGATTACCGGCTACGTCCTTATTTCATGAAGGACTTACAGGATTTCCAGGGGAGTATTGACCGTTTCTCCAAACGCATCTCGAAGGTGATGAAGCGATCGGACCTGGAGCAGTTTCTGGAGCGGGAGATTGGACTGGTGCTGGCGGTCCGTACGGTCTCTTTTCTGGAGATTACGCGCGGGAGTGAGCAGGGTCAGGCGAGTGTGACCAGTGACGGGAGAGCCGATCCACGGATAGAGCAGGACCTGGAGCAGGCGGTCAATGGTCTTGCCGCTGGTGAAATGACCCGGATGTACCGGGGGATCTGCCTGGTAATTGGAAATTATGGTCCCGCCCGGCATATTCTCTGGCTCGATGACAAAACAAACTACACCAGTTATAACTATGCCGAGAAAAACTGGCTGAAAACCTTAGCGCATTACAGCAGCATTATCTATGAGAACCTGTATCTCGTAGCGGGATTGATTGAGAATCTGGAGGGTGAAATCAAGAACCGCAATGCGCTGGCTCCGCCATGGGTGCTGCGTCTGATCTTCACCCTGTCAGAGAACGAACGCCGCCGGCTGGCCTCCGACCTGCATGATGCGGCACTTCAGGATCAGCTGATCTGGTACCGCAAGCTGGAATCGCTGATGCTGGACTACCCGATGGAGCCTGGCCTGATTGTTCAGCTCGACCAAATTAAGGAAGGGCTCCTTGATGTAATCCATCAGATCCGGCAGACCTGCAATGAGCTTAGGCCGCCGCTGTTAATGGAGATGGGCATTGTGGAAGCCTTGAAGCAGTTGATCCAGCAGGAGCAGATCCGTTCCGACTACACGGTGGAGCTTCAGACGGAACCTGATACTATAGAAATGGATGATGTCCAGATTCTGGCGGTATACCGCATCGTTCAGGAGCTGCTCAGAAATGCTGACAAACATGCCAAGGCCTCATATATCATATTGTCACTGGAATCCCATAGCGGGAGATTATACTTCTATTATAAGGATAACGGGAAAGGGCTGGATCTCAAGGAGCTCAAGGATTCATTCGGCCATATGGGGATATCCGGTATTCAGGAGCGTGTGCGGAGTCTGGACGGCGAGATCAAATTTGTATCGGCGCCGGATCAGGGATTTGAAGTACGGCTTGTGCTTCCGCTGACAGCCGGCATTGAAGAAGGAGGTTATGATGATGATTCGTATATTACTGGTTGA
- a CDS encoding polyprenyl synthetase family protein gives MEYFIVNVMSEFQTQIDRYFRVKLLHQAAQAAINIKCSESLLFGKMTLLHYRMFGGEDSGIYKAAAAVEMMILALDIIDDIQDEDHTDMPWCQMPKEIALNLALGFLSLSQETLLYSDMPDEHARSIAALFNNQLFAAINGQTLDLLNEIETEEDYLIMVRQKSAALLVCACMTGVILATGSADQRVAEYAEEIGIAAQIKNDYRDLLNWDGKNDFIRRKRTLPLLFLLAEIGENDKWIAEYFAGSLEPEDVLHRFAEFGEAVERTGTQLYTSVRMRSHYYRFLDIIERMELDSKWRDLIIKAAM, from the coding sequence ATGGAGTATTTTATAGTAAACGTGATGTCCGAATTTCAGACTCAGATCGACCGGTATTTCCGGGTGAAGCTGCTGCACCAAGCGGCCCAGGCGGCCATCAATATAAAGTGTTCAGAATCATTGCTGTTTGGTAAAATGACCCTGCTGCACTACCGGATGTTCGGCGGGGAGGATTCCGGGATATATAAAGCGGCTGCCGCTGTGGAAATGATGATTTTAGCGCTTGATATCATCGATGATATACAGGATGAGGATCATACAGATATGCCGTGGTGCCAGATGCCCAAGGAGATCGCCCTTAATCTGGCCCTCGGCTTCCTCAGCCTCTCCCAGGAAACGCTGCTGTATAGCGACATGCCTGACGAACACGCAAGGAGCATTGCAGCATTATTCAATAATCAGCTCTTCGCAGCGATTAACGGACAGACGCTAGACCTGTTGAATGAAATTGAGACGGAAGAGGATTACCTCATCATGGTGCGGCAGAAGTCAGCGGCGCTCCTTGTGTGTGCCTGTATGACCGGTGTAATTCTGGCTACAGGAAGTGCAGATCAGCGCGTAGCCGAATATGCCGAAGAGATCGGAATTGCTGCCCAGATTAAGAATGACTACCGGGATCTGTTAAACTGGGATGGCAAAAATGATTTCATCCGCCGCAAGCGGACTTTGCCTCTGCTGTTCCTGCTTGCGGAGATCGGTGAGAACGATAAGTGGATTGCGGAATACTTTGCCGGCAGCCTGGAGCCGGAGGATGTGCTACACCGGTTCGCGGAATTCGGCGAGGCTGTGGAACGTACGGGCACCCAGCTGTATACCTCGGTGCGGATGCGTTCGCATTATTACCGATTTTTGGATATCATTGAACGTATGGAACTGGATTCCAAGTGGCGGGATCTCATTATTAAGGCCGCAATGTAG